A window of Synechococcus sp. MEDNS5 contains these coding sequences:
- a CDS encoding class I SAM-dependent methyltransferase, which produces MTSTKSHPSAESGDAQRFGETPESVRETDHYQQEYIEQFADRWDRLIDWQAREEAEGDFFVKLLREHGAKSVLDVATGTGFHSVRLLREGFEVVSVDGSPNMLARAFKNARSRDLLMRTVHADWRFLNRDIHGEYDAVICLGNSFTHLFRERDRRKALAEYYAVLKHNGILILDHRNYDRLLEGTSTSGKSNVYCGKDVEVGPEHVDDGLARFRYAFSDGSTYHLNMFPLRHGYVRRLMREVGFQRITTYGDYQRGHDDPDFYVHVAEKEYLFNTDMTAI; this is translated from the coding sequence ATGACCTCAACCAAGAGCCACCCTTCAGCGGAGTCCGGTGATGCTCAGCGGTTCGGCGAGACCCCCGAAAGCGTGAGGGAAACGGACCACTACCAGCAGGAGTACATCGAGCAGTTCGCTGACCGCTGGGATCGCCTTATCGATTGGCAAGCACGGGAGGAAGCCGAAGGGGATTTCTTCGTGAAACTGCTGCGGGAGCATGGGGCCAAGTCTGTGCTGGATGTGGCCACGGGAACCGGGTTTCATTCCGTGCGCCTGCTGCGCGAAGGCTTCGAGGTGGTGAGCGTGGATGGGAGCCCGAACATGCTGGCCCGGGCCTTCAAGAATGCTCGGAGTCGAGACCTGCTGATGCGAACGGTTCACGCCGACTGGCGTTTCCTGAACCGCGACATCCACGGCGAATACGACGCCGTGATCTGCCTGGGCAACTCGTTCACCCATCTGTTCCGGGAGAGGGATCGGCGCAAAGCCCTGGCGGAGTACTACGCCGTTCTCAAGCACAACGGCATCCTGATTCTCGACCATCGGAACTACGACAGGCTGCTGGAAGGAACTTCAACCAGTGGCAAGAGCAACGTGTATTGCGGCAAGGATGTGGAGGTTGGTCCTGAGCATGTGGATGACGGACTCGCGCGCTTCCGCTACGCCTTCAGCGATGGGAGCACGTACCACCTCAACATGTTCCCTCTGCGTCATGGCTACGTGAGAAGGCTGATGCGCGAGGTGGGCTTCCAACGCATCACCACCTATGGCGACTACCAACGTGGCCACGACGATCCTGATTTCTACGTGCACGTTGCGGAAAAGGAATACCTCTTCAACACCGATATGACCGCCATCTAA